From one Motacilla alba alba isolate MOTALB_02 chromosome 8, Motacilla_alba_V1.0_pri, whole genome shotgun sequence genomic stretch:
- the LOC119703758 gene encoding myomegalin-like isoform X10: protein MRAPRRRDPCSSDTVPAVVPGASGMAASQGGLWGEGDEEPVPAEPRGSSGAPGAQPQPDPLAQTCLLRDLEMGPLAHTQTLRDFEQHLNDLKKENFSLKLRIYFLEERVQQKGEDSRDDVYRRNIELKVEVESLKRELQEKQQALDNTWVAAENQTSRSQAALRQQYEERQRESEHVYELLENKIQLLQEEARLARSEAEQATALARAEAERCRELTGKLKEAARTKQEDRSDNGCGSVAQRRIEELTQELAASNQLVEMLSAEKRDLQQCLEGSPVMEGQNLQDERQQAAPGSAAAGEHVSDVRAAELQGKLQHSEAANKLLQEKLNELNFELKSVQETSQRQDRTIQSLNEALKSKESKTEELYHIIEGQNETMAKLRDMLHRNQLGQLQVSESPLSPQEQQMSPLDLQNALFCTKLEVQKLKRAQRQKEHQLAEAKRATQLLETTVHEEEQQKEATWKHNQELRAVVQQLQAELQDKAQQLQTLEWEKSRELQAQEQRVQRLTQQLAHKEQLLQESRELLQCQQSLEKSPAAVNAMLEKLQQRVSDRDAALERAVDEKFCALEKKEQELQQLRVSMRERGSDLERLRSVLCSNEATIHSLESLLKAKTLELEQVSATCQNLRWLKEETEAKSGSRQKEQEGIIQQLQTCLHDRNKEVEELTATLLCKLGPGQSEVAEELCLRLQHKEKMLQDLLRDRNRQTMEHDAEIRELLQALSAKEQQSRVAAEKMAQALAERSRELQLLRQHVLGKDPVGTQSAGARPLKQDKQPIQEVLRRAYGATVIAGSPQEDSSCRTEGVTMSAAELEKDLVNAKEELELMAKKERESRRELTALQSVLATQEEELQVQASDIESLTRTIQVKEDLIKDLQMQLVDPEEIPAMERLTQEVLVLREKVAVAESQGQEATGNRRQQQLLLMLEGLVAERNRLNEALQAERQLYGSLVKFHTHPDSAARDHALQVELEGVHELRGQLEEALGRSLECLSRLETQGAIGGQAAGTHADASTNFTDSMKEEAARGSATQQSNPRARQENGGTERSTAPTVPERELRAEEELRELKAQLEEAGFSSVSHIRKAMLSLCLENAELKERMGEATSLLESGEQEEPGLGSPLAPEPRRLQRKSRGSLGERPAGGSGDGPGLPAERGAVPTKRPALEARAQDDMAKRPCPGSPGGGDGGHAEGSVPGGGWPGLGAELRSQVAQGQRQCQELQDKLAASEATVRAQAEQLEKYHVLLREPQTQQLSKQVQVDFQDLGYETCGRSETEADRDETTSPECEEPDVFSETSLAEELGSPCQPGMSRVGKTAQKTMALEDVEALHQHIQDLKAQLLNANKVIQSLQRRARSISVTSGYTSGAERPLPAPKALASPAHSLTDEDEGWQSDGHGTLCPPALRAHRDLQSLMHRVTLLEAQLPAAKRGAALPKELQSATWPGKYNSLIQAQARELSHLRQTLREGRGLSRSLAQHLRDALRSFEDLLRGTDIDYYLGQGFREQLAQGRHLAERLSDKLGIRDRQDGEDKTSHELLAQRLSRELQEKEKVIESLEVKLQERSESPGSSCPPSESSHSASSSSFTSEGLEPCSDGDAASEYSQCHEEPAQHTGLHFDSLSKPVSAPLPALVPGLSPFLPAGPPPPVAPPLLGCCGNSVCSLAEAQQELQVLRRQLGESVTLPMAPAKPTVPLGSFGEGGKAPASFCRHGALQGPAELPGATDTRGLWDVPPPGQLLYGALPPGYPSGQKLTGADLLEEHLLEIRNLRQRLEESICTNDQLREQLERRLASTGKGSGLPSDVYAQTPELGLQLSRENQALHEENRTLRLQRDQLSQELARVQETLVAACSRAREAEAELGQRRGKQRRLAEELSECQESVRQLRDERRSLQEDNNRLQHSVTLLQQQSEEQRLLLQTLRAELHVYESLPGPSAETRAGCFPSPPVRDVGTNSAAPLLSPLPSGTALLRRMDEPHGADVLLRKSEGPKGAHVVGRLDTYRALEQHIVEGKALARELMCLTRPALGLPNCSLPGKEALGWTGTGQGHLWGSASTLHGILEECVSLLTAFWSTVLPVSPAQHQGKEQVLQGEIAALRARLCEREDALQSTARRLRSTAQLKDSMEQFIVSQLTRTHSVLRKARTNLEVKAQQALPVA, encoded by the exons ggacCCCTGCAGCAGTGACACCGTGCCAGCCGTGGTCCCCGGAGCCAGCGGCATGGCGG CTTCCCAAGGAGGGCTGTGGGGTGAAGGTGATGAGGAGCCCGTGCCAGCCGAGCCCAGGGGGTCCAGCGGCGCCCCGGgcgcccagccccagcctgaccCCTTGGCGCAGACGTGTCTCCTCCGGGATCTGGAGATGGGTCCCCTCGCCCACACACAGACGCTGCGGGACTTTGAGCAG CACCTCAATGACCTCAAAAAGGAGAATTTCAGCCTCAAGCTGCGCATCTACTTTCTGGAGGAGCGCGTCCAGCAGAAGGGCGAGGACAGCCGGGACGATGTCTACCGGCGG AACATTGAGCTGAAGGTGGAGGTGGAGAGCCTGAAgcgggagctgcaggagaagcaaCAAGCCCTAGACAACACATG GGTGGCTGCGGAGAACCAGACGAGCCGCAGCCAGGCCGCGCTCCGGCAGCAGTACGAGGAGCGGCAGCGGGAGTCGGAGCACGTCTATGAGCTCCTGGAGAACAAgatccagctcctgcaggag GAGGCCAGGCTGGCACGGAGTGAGGCTGAGCAGGCCACGGCGCTGGCCAGAGCCGAGGCGGAGAGATGCCGGGAGCTGACAGGGAAGCTGAAGGAAGCGGCGAGGACAAAGCAGGAGGACAGGAGCGACAATGGCTGTGGCTCCGTGGCCCAGAG GAGGATCGAAGAGCTGACCCAagagctggctgccagcaaCCAGCTCGTGGAAATGCTGTCAGCAGAGAAGCGTgacctgcagcagtgcctggagggGTCTCCGGTCATGGAGGGGCAG aatTTGCAGGATGAAcggcagcaggcagctccaggtAGCgctgcagcaggggagcacGTGTCCGATGTGcgtgcagcagagctgcagggcaaaCTCCAGCACTCTGAAGCTGCCAACAAG TTGTTACAAGAGAAGCTGAATGAATTGAATTTCGAATTAAAATCCGTTCAAGAAACGTCACAAAGGCAAGATCGTACAATCCAGAGTCTGAACGAGGCCTTGAAGAGCAAAGAGAGTAAG ACGGAGGAGCTGTACCACATCATCGAAGGGCAGAATGAGACCATGGCCAAGCTGCGGGACATGTTACACAGAaaccagctgggacagctgcag GTGTCAGAGAGCCCACTGTcaccccaggagcagcaaatgtCACCGCTCGATCTTCAGAACGCGCTTTTCTGCACCAAACTGGAGGTGCAGAAACTGAAGAGAGCTCAGCGCCAGAAGGAGCATCAGCTGGCTGAAGCCAAGAGAGCAACCCAGCTCCTGGAGACCACGGTCcatgaggaagagcagcagaaagaggCAACCTGGAAACACAATCAG GAGCTGCGTGCTGTGGTAcaacagctgcaggcagagctgcaggacaaggctcagcagctccagactTTGGAGTGGGAGAAAAGCCGTGAGCTGCAGGCCCAGGAGCAGAGAGTTCAGCGTTTGACTCAGCAGCTGGCTCACAAGGAGCAGCTTCTGCAG GAGTCCAGGGAGCTTCTGCAATGCCAGCAAAGCTTGGAGAAGAGCCCTGCAGCCGTGAATGCCATGTTGGAGAAACTGCAGCAGCGTGTCAGTGACAGGGATGCTGCTCTGGAG CGAGCAGTAGATGAGAAGTTCTGTGCCctggagaagaaggagcaggagctgcagcagctgcgcGTGTCCATGCGGGAGCGCGGCAGTGACCTGGAGAGGCTGCGCAGCGTCCTCTGCAGCAACGAGGCCACCATCCAC AGCCTGGAGAGCCTCCTGAAAGCCAAAACCCTGGAACTGGAGCAGGTCTCGGCAACCTGTCAAAACCTCCGCTGGCTCAAAGAGGAGACTGAGGCCAAAtctggcagcaggcagaaggagcaggaggggatCATCCAACAGCTGCAGACCTGCCTGCATGACCGGAACAAGGAAGTGGAG GAGCTTACAGCAACTCTGCTGTGCAAGCTGGGCCCCGGGCAGAGTGAGGtagcagaggagctgtgcctgcGTCTCCAGCACAAGGAGAAGATGCTGCAGGATCTCCTCAGAGACCGGAACCGTCAAACCATGGAGCACGATGCCGAAATtcgggagctgctgcaggctctgagcgccaaggagcagcagagcaga GTGGCTGCAGAGAAGATGGCACAGGCTTTGGCTGAAAGGAGCCGAGAGCTACAACTGCTGCGCCAGCACGTGTTGGGGAAGGACCCTGTTGGGACCCAGTCAGCTGGTGCCAGGCCATTGAAGCAGGACAAACAACCCATACAA GAGGTACTGCGAAGAGCTTATGGAGCTACAGTCATTGCTGGATCCCCACAGGaagacagcagctgcaggacagagggag TTACAAtgtcagcagcagaactggagaAGGATCTCGTCAATGCcaaagaggagctggagctaatggcaaagaaggaaagggaaagcagg cGGGAGctcactgctctgcagtctGTCCTGGCCAcgcaggaggaggagctgcaggtgcaggcCTCGGACATTGAGTCCTTGACCAGAACCATCCAGGTGAAAGAGGACCTCATCAAG GATCTGCAGATGCAGCTGGTGGATCCTGAAGAAATTCCAGCCATGGAAAGGCTGACCCAAGAAGTGCTGGTGCTTCGGGAGAAAGTGGCCGTAGCAGAGTCCCAAGGACAGGAGGCTACTGGAAACAGAAGGCAACAG CAGTTGTTACTGATGCTGGAAGGGCTGGTGGCTGAGAGGAATCGGTTAAATGAGGCTCTCcaggcagagaggcagctctATGGCAGCCTGGTGAAATTTCACACACACCCAGACAG CGCTGCGAGAGACCACGCCCTGCAGGTGGAGCTGGAAGGGGTCCACGAGCTGCGGGGACAGCTGGAAGAAGCTCTTGGAAGAAGCTTGGAGTGTTTGAGCAGGCTGGAGACACAGGGCGCCATAGGAG GTCAGGCCGCAGGTACACACGCCGATGCCAGCACCAACTTCACCGACAGCATGAAGGAGGAGGCAGCCCGTGGCTCGGCAACCCAGCAG AGCAACCCCCGGGCCCGCCAGGAGAATGGGGGCACCGAAAGGAGCACAGCACCCACCGTGCCCGAACGGGAGCTGCgggctgaggaggagctgcGGGAGCTGAAGGCGCAGCTGGAGGAAGCCGGCTTCTCCTCTGTCTCCCACATCAG GAAGGCGATGCTGAGCCTGTGCCTGGAAAACGCGGAGCTGAAAGAGCGGATGGGTGAAGCCACGTCGCTGCTGGAGAgcggggagcaggaggagccggggctgggcagccctCTGGCCCCTGAGCCCCGGAGGCTGCAGCGCAAGAGCCGCGGCTCCCTTGGGGAGCGCCCGGCCGGAGGCAGCGGGGATGGCCCAGGGCTCCCGGCAGAGAGGGGAGCTGTGCCCACCAAACGCCCAGCGCTGGAGGCTCGAGCCCAGGATGACATGGCCAAGagaccctgccctggcagcccgGGTGGAGGGGACGGGGGCCAC GCGGAGGGCTCGGTTCCCGGCGggggctggccagggctgggcgCAGAGCTGCGCTCCCAGGTGGCACAGGGCCaaaggcagtgccaggagctgcaggacaagCTCGCCGCCTCGGAGGCCACAGTGCGGGCACAAGCTGAGCAGCTAGAGAAATACCACGTCCTGCTCC GTGAACCTCAGACACAGCAACTCAGCAAGCAAGTGCAGGTGGACTTCCAGGACCTGGGCTATGAGACCTGTGGGCGCAGTGAGACCGAGGCTGACCGTGATGAGACCACCAGCCCTG agtGCGAGGAGCCAGATGTGTTCAGCGAGAccagcctggctgaggagctggggtCCCCGTGCCAGCCAGGGATGTCCAGAGTGGGCAAAACTGCCCAGAAAACCATGGCCCTGGAGGATGTGGAGGCCCTGCACCAGCACATCCAGGACCTCAAGGCCCAGCTGCTCAATGCCAACAAGGTGATCCAGAGCCTGCAGCGCCGTGCCCGCTCCATCTCTGTCACCAGTGGCTACACCTCGGGTGCTGAGCGGCCCCTGCCGGCTCCCAAGGCCTTGGCGtccccagcccacagcctgACGGACGAGGACGAGGGCTGGCAGTCGGATGGCCACGGCACGCTGTGCCCACCTGCCCTGCGGGCACACCGCGACCTGCAGAGCCTGATGCACCGCGTCACCCTGCTCGAGGCACAGCTGCCCGCGGCCAAGCGTGGAGCCGCCTTGCCCAAGGAGCTGCAGTCTGCCACTTGGCCAGG GAAATACAACTCTTTGATCCAGGCACAGGCTCGGGAGCTCTCCCACTTGCGGCAGACGCTGCGGGAGGGCCGCGGGCTGAGCCGCAGCCTGGCCCAGCACCTGCGGGATGCCCTGCGCTCCTTCGAGGACCTCCTTCGGGGCACTGACATCGACTACTACCTGGGCCAGGGCTTTCGGGagcagctggcccagggcaggcacCTGGCTGAGAGGCTCAGTGACAAGCTGGGCATCA GAGATCGACAAGACGGGGAGGATAAAACCAGTCATGAACTCCTGGCACAGAG GCTCAGCCGGGAGCttcaggagaaggagaaggtgaTTGAGAGCCTGGAGGTGAAGCTGCAGGAGCGCTCTGAGTCCCCAGGTAGCAGCTGCCCACCCTCGGAGTCATCCcactctgccagcagctcatcCTTCACCTCcgaggggctggagccctgctcCGATGGGGATGCAGCCAGCGAGTACAGCCAGTGCCACGAGGAGCCTGCCCAACACACAG GCCTTCACTTTGACTCCTTGTCCAAACCTGTTAGTGcccccctgcctgccctggtccccgggctgtcccccttcctccctgccgGGCCCCCTCCTCCTGTGGCCCCGCCACTCCTGGGCTGCTGCGGGAATTCTGTCTGCTCCctggctgaggcacagcaggaacTGCAGGTGCTCCGCAGGCAACTGGGAGAAA gtgtgacACTGCCCATGGCACCAGCAAAGCCCACAGTGCCACTGGGCTCCTTTGGAGAGGGCGGCAAAGCCCCAGCATCGTTCTGCCGACACGGAGCCCTGCAGGGCCCGGCTGAGCTCCCCGGGGCCACCGACACCCGCGGCCTCTGGGACGTGCCCCCGCCCGGCCAGCTGCTCTACGGGGCCCTGCCACCGGGGTACCCGTCTGGGCAGAAGCTGACAG gggcagaCCTGCTGGAGGAACACCTGCTGGAGATCCGCAACCTGCGCCAGCGCCTGGAGGAGTCCATCTGCACCAACGACCAGCTCCGGGAGCAGCTGGAGCGCCGCCTGGCCTCCACCGGCAAGGGCAGCG GATTGCCCAGTGATGTCTATGCCCAGACAccggagctggggctgcagctgagcagggagaaCCAGGCTCTGCACGAGGAAAACCGGACCCTGCGGCTCCAACGTGACCAGCTCTCCCAAG agctggcacGGGTGCAGGAGACACTCGTGGCTGCCTGCTCTCGGGCACGGGAggctgaagcagagctgggccagaGGCGTGGGAAGCAGCGGAGGCTGGCGGAGGAGCTCTCCGAGTGCCAAGAGAGTGTCCGGCAGCTCCGGGATGAGCGGCGCTCTCTGCAGGAGGACAACAACAG gctgcagcactcAGTGAcgctcctgcagcagcagagtgaggaGCAGCGCCTGCTCCTGCAGACCCTGCGTGCGGAGCTGCACGTCTACGAGAGCCTCCCCGGCCCCTCTGCTGAGACACGAGCAG GCTGCTTCCCATCTCCTCCCGTGCGCGATGTTGGCACTAACTCAGCAgctcccctcctgtccccactgCCCTCCGGCACGGCGCTGCTCCGGCGGATGGACG AGCCACATGGGGCAGACGTGCTGCTGAGGAAGAGCGAGGGACCGAAGGGGGCTCACGTCGTTGGCCGTCTGGACACCTACcgagccctggagcagcacatcGTGGAGGGAAAGGCCTTGGCCCGGGAGCTGATGTGTCTCACACGCCCAGCACTCGGGCTGCCCAACTGCTCGCTCCCGGGAAAGGAG GCCCTGGGATGGACGGGCACGGGGCAGGGGCATCTGTGGGGCAGCGCCAGCACCCTGCACGGCATCCTGGAGGAGTGCGTGTCTCTCCTCACTGCCTTCTGGAGCACCGTGCTGCCCgtgagccctgcccagcaccagggcaag GAGCAGGTGCTCCAGGGCGAGATCGCGGCGCTACGGGCCCGGCTCTGCGAGAGGGAggatgctctgcagagcacGGCCAGGCGGCTGcgcagcacagcccagctcaagGACAGCATGGAGCAGTTCATCGTCAGCCAGT TGACCAGGACCCACAGCGTGCTGCGCAAGGCCAGGACAAACCTGGAG GTGAAGGCCCAGCAGGCCCTGCCTGTTGCGTGA